Part of the Fusarium musae strain F31 chromosome 3, whole genome shotgun sequence genome, AGGTACTTCTACTATTGGAACATGGAATTCAGGGCAGGTGCTCGAAGGTTTTCTTTTAGAGCCACCCGCttttcctttagcttttagGTAAGGAAGACAGGAAGGAACAGTCTCATATTCAGCTTGAGGTGGTCGTCATTTGATTACATTAATTAATTCTCCGacttccttccttccttccttccttttCTCCCtacctctcttttcttcttccttcatcttATCTCACCCCAATCCAAAAAAGACTTCTCCCTTTTGGACTTCAACATACCAAAAGATAAACATCCTCTTTGAaactttctcttctcttctgtcTCACCAATCATGATCTCCTAGTTCAGCTGGCCAAAACAGGCAATTCACATCCTTGTATCGTCGACTATCGGTCAGTGCCGACTCGCTCTCGCTTTTCCACTCCAgatccagctccagctgcgCTACGCTCTCTTGAGTCTCTTCTACAACGCTGCCCCTCCCCGCGAAACACAGCCAGCCTCGCCTAGACAAGACACCGACTAAAATAACCCATCATACGTCACTCCCCAGCAACGCAAGGTGCCCGACCTTCTATCATTTCTCTCCACACGAGCCCGTGCCCAATACCAGTCCAAAGCTAAGCTGGGCAAACCTCTTTGACAAGAGACGACTGGACCCTGACTTTCCTTCGTCTGATCTCGTGATTACTTGTGATCATTTTCTCTTTTGTGCCTGCCAGGCTTCTCGCGAGCTTCACTCTCACCTCCTCGCGACACCTGCTGGGACGAATCCTCAATCGTCCTCTCCCGAAGTAGCGCGGCCGTGTTATTATACCTTCGCGCACTTCACCTTATATCCGCCATGGACGTTTTTGCCCCAAAAGACGACCAATGCGACCGGCTCAAGACGCCCTCgtatcttgagcttgtcgttTCTATGTATGGCTGCGCAACCCCTCTCTAAATTTGATGGCGTGTGTCCTTGTTATTAACCTTGATGTTGTAGCGTCCTCTTACTCGGCATTCTCGTGTCCTACCTCCCTCAGCATTATCGCATTATCTCCCGAGGCACCTCCGAAGGTATCTCACCTTACTTTGTATTGCTTGGAACCACTTCCGCTACTGCCGGTTTCGCCAATATCCTTACTGTCCCACCGTCTCGTGCTGCCATAGGATGCTGCAAAGAGCTCGGTAGATTCGAGTGCGTCGCCGGTCTGCTCGGCGTTGCCCAGCTAGGCGCTCAATGGGTCTGCTTCAGCCTCATGTTAGCCTCCGCACCCAGCTCGATCTGTTTTCTCCACTAACATTTGACCAGTCTTGTCCtattcctcatcttcttcagataCAGAGAAGCCAATGTTCCACCAGAGGATCTTCGTGGCGATGCACCCAGATGGCAGACCGCTGTCATGGTTGGACTACTCTGTGTCCTTCACGGCCTCATTGTGGTTATCCTGACGGGTGTCTTTTTTATTGCTCTGCCCGATCATCTCGTTTTCTGGGCAAACTTTTTGGGAATCATGGCCACAGTCCTGGCCGCTATCCAATACGTGCCTCAGATCTGGATGACATACCATTTGAAACATGTTGGCAGTCTGAGCATCCCCATGATGTGCATCCAGACGCCCGGTGGCTTCTTATTCGCAGGAAGCCTTTTTGCCCGCCTGGGCTGGGAAGGATGGAGCACATGGTTCATCTACTTGATCACTGCATCTATGCAGGGAGCAGTCCTATTCATGGGTGTTTATTACGAATACATGGCGCGGCAGCATGGCGGTCATGCCAACGGCCACATCGACAGCGCACCACACTCACCAGTGCAGTACTCGAGCGCGCCCCGAAGGCCCCCGCCAGGCAGCAGGACCTATTCTGAGGGTTGGGAGCGTGGTCTTCCAGGACCTTTCACCGGTCACCCGGAGAGATACGCCGAAACGGAGGAGGACCTGCACGATATccaagagagagaagagcgTGCTATCGAGCGGGAGAGCCAACCGTTGTTAAAACCTGGCGGTATTGGCAACCCTCATAGGACATACGACGCCACCGCCGAACACTGAGGAATTCACCTctcttaccttgccttaAAGTTACAAGACGAGTTCAGGGTTGACAGCGAGCATGTGATATACCATAATTATTTGAGGTATTTTATTGGTATTTAGTGATTACCTAGGTTTGCATACTTCTTTAGAAATGtacattttcttcttcttctcccgaGCCGTCCGAGTTTGACTCATTGAAGATATGTGTGGGGGCCTTGATGACTCGAAGTCAGCcaggccaagatcaagagaatGCTTGTCGACAGCATTCCTTGTCTCCCTAGGTACGCGAGATAAAGAGGAATATCAGATACCGCGCCAGCTGACTCGGGAGGAAATTGTGTTGCTCCAAGTCAATGCTGAGATATTGCATTCTACCAATGAAGCCTTGAGTAGCGGTCATtcacagcatcatcagcttctCATGACAGAATAGAAGAAGCCTGGTGCCTGGG contains:
- a CDS encoding hypothetical protein (EggNog:ENOG41), which translates into the protein MDVFAPKDDQCDRLKTPSYLELVVSIVLLLGILVSYLPQHYRIISRGTSEGISPYFVLLGTTSATAGFANILTVPPSRAAIGCCKELGRFECVAGLLGVAQLGAQWVCFSLILVLFLIFFRYREANVPPEDLRGDAPRWQTAVMVGLLCVLHGLIVVILTGVFFIALPDHLVFWANFLGIMATVLAAIQYVPQIWMTYHLKHVGSLSIPMMCIQTPGGFLFAGSLFARLGWEGWSTWFIYLITASMQGAVLFMGVYYEYMARQHGGHANGHIDSAPHSPVQYSSAPRRPPPGSRTYSEGWERGLPGPFTGHPERYAETEEDLHDIQEREERAIERESQPLLKPGGIGNPHRTYDATAEH